The following are from one region of the Mesorhizobium sp. B2-8-5 genome:
- a CDS encoding cytochrome P450, with protein sequence MDTKPAPFVPPAPTPRTKPPSTLEMMRIIYRNPLELWGEHTYNEPWISVTGVGGPLVVANDPGLIRHVLVDNARNYKMATVRQLVLRPILRDGLLTAEGEVWKRSRKAMAPVFTPRHIFGFAEPMLRRTLEFATRYEAGGETDVAHDMTLLTYDILAETLFSGEIAGEPGSFAKEIDRLFETMGRVDPLDLLRAPEWLPRLTRIRGRKTMAYFRNIVAGTVRMREERMKRDPDGVPQDFLTLLLRAEGPDGLTRAEVEDNIITFIGAGHETTARALGWTIYCLAGAPWERDKVEREIDAVLAREPDPTKWLDAMPLTRAVFEEALRLYPPAPSINREPIEPETWNGLYIPKYAAVLVMPWVVHRHRKLWDRPNAFLPERFHPENRDRIDRFQYLPFGAGPRVCIGASFAMQEAIIALAILLSRFRFDVTPETRPWPVQKLTTQPQGGLPMQVSRRA encoded by the coding sequence ATGGACACCAAGCCCGCCCCCTTCGTGCCGCCGGCGCCGACGCCGCGCACAAAGCCGCCTTCGACGCTGGAGATGATGCGTATCATCTACCGCAACCCGCTCGAATTATGGGGCGAGCACACCTACAACGAGCCCTGGATTTCGGTCACCGGCGTCGGCGGGCCGCTGGTGGTCGCCAATGATCCGGGCCTTATCCGCCATGTGCTGGTCGACAACGCCAGGAACTACAAGATGGCGACCGTGCGCCAACTGGTGCTGCGGCCGATCCTGCGCGACGGACTGCTGACCGCCGAGGGCGAGGTCTGGAAGCGCTCGCGCAAGGCGATGGCGCCGGTGTTCACGCCGCGCCACATCTTCGGCTTCGCCGAGCCGATGCTGAGACGCACGCTGGAATTCGCCACCCGCTACGAGGCCGGCGGTGAGACCGATGTCGCCCATGACATGACGCTGCTCACCTATGACATTCTGGCCGAGACGCTGTTTTCCGGCGAGATCGCCGGCGAGCCCGGCAGCTTCGCCAAGGAGATCGATCGCCTGTTCGAGACGATGGGCCGCGTCGATCCGCTCGACCTGTTGCGCGCGCCGGAATGGCTGCCGCGTCTCACCCGCATCCGCGGCCGCAAGACCATGGCCTATTTCCGCAACATCGTCGCCGGCACGGTGAGGATGCGCGAAGAGCGGATGAAGCGCGATCCCGACGGCGTGCCTCAGGATTTCCTCACGCTTCTGCTGCGCGCCGAGGGGCCGGACGGACTGACGCGCGCCGAAGTCGAGGACAACATCATCACCTTCATCGGCGCCGGCCACGAGACGACCGCGCGGGCGCTGGGCTGGACGATCTATTGCCTCGCCGGGGCGCCCTGGGAACGCGACAAGGTCGAGCGGGAGATCGACGCCGTGCTGGCGCGCGAGCCCGATCCGACCAAATGGCTGGATGCCATGCCGCTCACCCGCGCCGTTTTCGAGGAGGCGCTGCGGCTCTACCCGCCGGCACCCTCGATCAACCGCGAGCCGATCGAGCCGGAGACCTGGAACGGGTTGTACATTCCGAAATACGCCGCCGTGCTGGTGATGCCGTGGGTCGTGCATCGCCACCGCAAGCTCTGGGACAGGCCGAACGCCTTCCTGCCGGAGCGCTTCCATCCGGAAAACCGCGACCGGATCGACCGGTTCCAGTACCTGCCGTTCGGCGCCGGGCCGCGCGTCTGCATCGGTGCCAGCTTCGCCATGCAGGAGGCGATCATCGCCCTGGCGATCCTGCTGTCGCGCTTCCGGTTCGACGTGACTCCTGAGACCCGGCCATGGCCGGTGCAGAAGCTCACCACGCAACCGCAGGGCGGCCTGCCGATGCAGGTCT
- a CDS encoding NADPH-dependent FMN reductase: MKQRLDIIIGSTRPGRAGPIFGEWLEGFAREHGKFEPVLTDIAAFNLPMLDEPHHPRLRKYENDHTKAWSKAIDAADAFVFVAPEYNYFVAPAIVNAIDYLVHEWRYKPAAIFSYGGVSGGLRAAQALKPLLTSVGVMPIPEGVALPAYATLLDQNRAFHPSEQVQGGARTMLDELSRWSEALKTLRAAG, encoded by the coding sequence GTGAAGCAACGCCTGGACATCATCATCGGCAGCACGCGGCCGGGACGCGCCGGCCCGATCTTCGGCGAATGGCTGGAGGGCTTCGCCCGCGAGCATGGCAAGTTCGAGCCGGTGCTGACCGACATCGCGGCGTTCAACCTGCCGATGCTCGACGAGCCGCACCATCCGCGCCTGCGCAAATACGAGAACGACCACACCAAGGCCTGGTCGAAGGCGATCGATGCCGCCGATGCCTTCGTGTTCGTCGCGCCGGAGTATAACTACTTCGTGGCGCCCGCGATCGTGAACGCCATCGACTACCTGGTCCATGAATGGCGCTACAAGCCGGCAGCGATCTTCAGCTATGGCGGCGTGTCAGGCGGCCTGCGCGCGGCGCAGGCCTTGAAGCCGTTGCTCACCTCCGTCGGCGTCATGCCGATCCCGGAGGGCGTGGCGCTGCCCGCCTATGCGACGCTGCTCGACCAGAACCGAGCATTTCATCCGAGCGAACAGGTGCAGGGAGGCGCCAGGACGATGCTGGACGAACTGTCCCGATGGAGCGAGGCGCTGAAGACGTTGCGTGCCGCCGGATAG
- the gyrB gene encoding DNA topoisomerase (ATP-hydrolyzing) subunit B — translation MSDQTESANGAEAEYGADSIKVLKGLDAVRKRPGMYIGDTDDGSGLHHMVYEVVDNAIDEALAGHADLVSVTLNPDGSVTVIDNGRGIPTDIHPSEGVSAAEVIMTQLHAGGKFDQNSYKVSGGLHGVGVSVVNALSAWLKIKVRRNGEIFEMSFTHGNADAPLKVTGSYEQDKRPGTYEGRSGSEITFFPSAETFTMVEFDYSTLEHRLRELAFLNSGVRIVLTDARHADIVRHELHYDGGLEEFVKYLDRVKKPLIETPIAIRAERDGITVEVAMWWNDSYHENVLAFTNNIPQRDGGTHLAGFRAALTRQVTGYGESSGQTKKEKVSLTGDDCREGLTAVLSVKVPDPKFSSQTKDKLVSSEVRPVVESLVNEALGTWLEEHPAEGKVVVEKVIQAAAAREAARKARDITRKSSLGVTSLPGKLADCQERDPAKSEIFIVEGDSAGGSAKGGRSRQNQAILPLRGKILNVERARFDRMLSSDMIGTLITALGTSIGKDEFNADKLRYHKIILMTDADVDGAHIRTLLLTFFFRQMPELIERGHLYIAQPPLYKVTRGKSSQYLKDENAYEEYLIESGLDEASLTLASGEVRTGQDLRSAIDDAIAVRQLINGLHTRYNRSVVEQAAIAGALNADVLADLGRANAMAERVAGRLDMIAEETERGWTGRPSASNDGSGGYVFERTVRGVKDVAQLDAGLIASADARQLDRYASRLAEVYGEQPTLRRKESSELLSGPLALLNAVFATGRKGLTMQRYKGLGEMNAEQLWETTLDPNVRSLLQVKVNDATDADSLFSRLMGDEVEPRREFIQDNALSVANLDI, via the coding sequence ATGAGCGACCAGACCGAAAGCGCCAATGGCGCGGAAGCCGAGTACGGCGCCGATTCCATCAAGGTTTTGAAGGGGTTGGATGCCGTGCGCAAGCGGCCGGGCATGTATATCGGCGACACCGATGACGGCTCGGGCCTGCATCACATGGTCTATGAGGTGGTGGACAACGCCATCGACGAGGCGCTGGCCGGCCACGCCGACCTCGTCTCCGTGACGCTCAACCCCGACGGTTCCGTCACCGTGATCGACAATGGCCGCGGCATTCCGACCGATATCCACCCCTCGGAGGGCGTTTCGGCGGCCGAAGTGATCATGACGCAGCTGCATGCCGGCGGCAAATTCGACCAGAACTCCTACAAGGTCTCGGGCGGCCTGCACGGCGTCGGCGTCTCGGTGGTCAATGCGCTTTCGGCATGGCTGAAGATCAAGGTCCGCCGCAACGGCGAGATCTTCGAGATGAGCTTCACGCACGGCAATGCCGACGCACCGCTGAAGGTGACCGGAAGCTACGAGCAGGACAAGCGCCCGGGCACCTATGAGGGCCGCAGCGGCAGCGAAATCACGTTCTTCCCGTCGGCCGAGACCTTCACCATGGTCGAGTTCGACTACAGCACGCTGGAGCATCGACTGCGCGAGCTTGCCTTCCTCAATTCCGGCGTGCGCATCGTGCTGACCGACGCCCGCCATGCCGACATCGTGCGCCATGAGCTGCATTACGACGGCGGCCTGGAGGAGTTCGTCAAATATCTCGACCGGGTGAAGAAGCCGCTGATCGAGACGCCGATCGCCATCCGCGCCGAGCGCGACGGCATCACCGTCGAAGTCGCGATGTGGTGGAACGACAGCTACCACGAGAATGTGCTGGCCTTCACCAACAACATCCCGCAGCGAGACGGCGGCACGCATCTGGCGGGCTTTCGCGCGGCGCTGACCAGACAGGTCACCGGCTACGGCGAATCGTCCGGCCAGACCAAGAAGGAAAAGGTATCGCTGACCGGCGACGATTGCCGCGAAGGTCTGACCGCGGTCCTCTCGGTCAAGGTGCCGGACCCGAAATTCTCCTCGCAGACGAAGGACAAGCTGGTCTCGTCCGAGGTGCGCCCGGTGGTGGAAAGCCTGGTCAACGAGGCGCTCGGCACCTGGCTGGAAGAACATCCCGCCGAAGGCAAGGTCGTGGTCGAGAAAGTGATCCAGGCGGCCGCGGCGCGCGAGGCCGCGCGCAAGGCGCGCGACATCACGCGCAAGAGCTCGCTCGGCGTCACCTCGCTGCCCGGCAAGCTTGCCGACTGCCAGGAGCGCGACCCGGCCAAGTCCGAAATCTTCATCGTCGAGGGTGACTCGGCCGGCGGCTCGGCCAAGGGCGGGCGCTCGCGCCAGAACCAGGCGATCCTGCCGCTGCGCGGCAAGATCCTGAATGTCGAGCGCGCGCGCTTCGACCGCATGCTCTCCTCCGACATGATCGGCACGCTGATCACCGCGCTCGGCACCTCGATCGGCAAGGACGAGTTCAACGCCGACAAGCTGCGCTACCACAAGATCATCCTGATGACCGACGCCGACGTCGACGGCGCCCACATCCGCACGCTGCTGCTCACCTTCTTCTTCCGGCAGATGCCGGAGCTGATCGAGCGCGGCCATCTCTACATCGCCCAGCCGCCGCTCTACAAAGTGACCCGGGGCAAGAGCTCGCAATACCTCAAGGACGAAAACGCCTATGAGGAATATCTGATCGAGTCCGGGCTGGACGAGGCTTCGCTGACGCTCGCCTCCGGCGAGGTGCGGACAGGCCAGGATCTGCGCAGCGCCATCGACGACGCAATTGCCGTGCGCCAGCTGATCAACGGGCTGCACACGCGCTACAACCGCAGCGTCGTCGAGCAGGCGGCGATCGCCGGCGCGCTCAACGCCGATGTGCTTGCCGATCTCGGCCGCGCCAATGCGATGGCCGAGCGCGTCGCCGGGCGGCTCGATATGATCGCCGAAGAGACCGAGCGCGGCTGGACCGGGCGCCCGTCGGCCTCCAATGACGGCTCCGGCGGCTATGTGTTCGAGCGCACCGTGCGCGGCGTGAAGGACGTGGCGCAGCTCGATGCCGGGCTGATCGCTTCGGCCGATGCGCGCCAGCTCGACCGCTATGCCTCGCGCCTGGCGGAAGTCTATGGCGAGCAGCCGACCTTGCGCCGCAAGGAAAGCTCCGAGCTGCTTTCGGGACCACTGGCGCTGCTCAACGCAGTGTTCGCTACCGGCCGCAAGGGGCTGACCATGCAGCGCTACAAGGGCCTTGGCGAGATGAATGCCGAGCAGCTCTGGGAAACGACGCTCGATCCGAATGTGCGTTCGCTGCTGCAGGTCAAGGTCAATGACGCGACCGACGCCGACTCGCTGTTCTCGCGGCTGATGGGCGACGAGGTGGAGCCGCGCCGCGAATTCATCCAGGACAATGCGCTGTCGGTGGCCAATCTGGATATTTGA